In the Colletotrichum higginsianum IMI 349063 chromosome 7 map unlocalized unitig_7, whole genome shotgun sequence genome, one interval contains:
- a CDS encoding 3',5'-bisphosphate nucleotidase, with product MTQPTANADQPPDYAENPTIIQGSLPPDTLRLAGRSIHSATFRDADAPGLYELNHQIDFLRETDRLVQFTRIDYSVKNRSRDAASVPEIVPHPRHIFNLERPQAIMQEAFPYYIKSVSRSGLGSIGLKFSKIGKSVCKAWRVGRKASDKSVFEARELLFDVRSNNDVLDWIDGQEVRIAVEYSQDNMYSLNILAPMDRAMRDALVAAWCVRLWNSLAVRFHKRETWNRASLTK from the exons ATGACCCAGCCCACCGCCAACGCCGATCAGCCCCCGGATTATGCGGAGAACCCGACCATCATCCAAGGAAGTCTACCCCCGGATACTCTCCGCTTGGCGGGCCGCAGTATCCACTCCGCCACGttccgcgacgccgacgcgccGGGCCTCTACGAACTGAACCACCAGATCGATTTCCTGCGAGAGACGGACAGGCTGGTGCAGTTCACCCGTATCGATTACTCCGTCAAGAACCGCAGTCGggacgccgcctccgtccccGAGATCGTCCCTCATCCGAGACACATCTTCAACCTGGAACGGCCGCAGGCGATCATGCAGGAGGCGTTCCCGTACTACATCAAGTCTGTGTCTCGGAGCGGGTTGGGCAGCATCGGGCTCAAATTCTCGAAAATCGGCAAGAGCGTGTGCAAGGCGTGGCGCGTCGGACGCAAGGCCAGCGACAAGAGTGTGTTCGAGGCCCGCGAGCTCCTTTTCGACGTCCGGTCCAACAACGACGTGCTGGACTGGATCGACGGACAGGAGGTCCGGATCGCGGTGGAATACTCCCAGGACAACATGTACAGCCTCAACATCCTGGCGCCCATGGACCGGGCGATGCGCGATGCGCTCGTCGCCGCGTGGTGCGTGAGGCTGTGGAACAGCTTGGCTGTGAGGTTTCACAAACGGGAGACATGGAATAGAG CTAGTCTGACcaagtga
- a CDS encoding WSC2 protein — protein MAPDAGVWQLRLRSLLLAATVGTQKAFAQECAYAGGWALRNDRSCPPTAPVECGTGAQPRCCPSGFKCTGDGDYCPDSTWSLWGVNGKLDNGGWCCQSGQNGTYREDLNGIALLCTPSTATSLPQSHFWGEAISTASCSTTSTTTTTASTTATATGTGADTTLVSTTNAAPTASSNPAESTVATEPETAGSGSISTGAIAGAAVGGVAGGALLAAAIFFLWRRKRRQSAAGSPESTATTVATGGGSPGWAYEEQNAKFGHGHSELAAPGPRFEMESTAHQAYELDASGQASHELDSANTSTRPTQREDAKFR, from the exons ATGGCACCTGACGCTGGCGTATGGCAACTGAGACTCCGTTCTCTGCTGTTGGCCGCGACTGTCGGGACTCAGAAAGCCTTTGCCCAGGAGTGCGCCTATGCGGGTGGATGGGCTCTGCGGAATGACAGATCGTGTCCTCCGACCGCCCCAGTCGAATGCGGTACAGGCGCGCAGCCTCGATGTTGCCCGTCTGGCTTCAAGTGTACGGGGGACGGCGACTAT TGCCCTGATTCAACATGGAGTCTTTGGGGCGTCAACGGGAAACTAGACAACGGCGGATGGTGCTGTCAGTCCGGTCAGAACGGCACGTACCGGGAAGACTTGAACGGTATCGCTCTTCTTTGCACTCCCTCGACAGCTACATCTCTACCTCAGAGTCACTTCTGGGGCGAAGCAATCAGTACTGCGTCATGCTCCACGACTTCAACAACTACGACGACAGCCTCGACGACAGCCACCGCAACTGGAACCGGCGCCGACACGACGCTCGTCTCCACGACGAACGCTGCGCCCACTGCGAGCTCGAACCCCGCAGAGTCCACAGTTGCCACGGAACCAGAGACCGCCGGATCGGGTTCCATATCTACCGGCGCCATAGCTGGTGCCGCCGTAGGTGGCGTGGCTGGCGGTGCCTTACTTGCCGCAGCCATATTTTTCctgtggaggaggaagaggagacaATCTGCTGCTGGAAGCCCGGAATCGACTGCTACAACGGTCGCCACAGGAGGAGGATCGCCAGGATGGGCATACGAAGAGCAGAACGCCAAGTTTGGGCACGGCCACAGCGAACTTGCGGCCCCGGGGCCCCGCTTCGAGATGGAATCGACAGCGCATCAGGCATATGAACTGGACGCCTCTGGGCAGGCCAGCCACGAGCTGGATTCGGCCAACACGAGTACGAGACCGACGCAGAGAGAGGACGCAAAATTCCGTTAG
- a CDS encoding Short-chain dehydrogenase, whose amino-acid sequence MGPPQEQAQNGVDAAIFQVAAESKSDSSPGSAKDAAAVSVNNRSDAHADTQRSCDRYPGNQTSTSCENIEEPKGWKADDGRKPTLATTTTEPCSNKPSCEDSATRPQLKTTATTRSINPKPVVRQSRWRFFSGWIVHLPALVLTIGVAVVSHQRLFWYPYSGVKVGRLDLTADDLNNILQLPAKMHEIFIVASLSAIGLNMFRRRLIGDGVRLGFLTGGYRVGDLEYLISPAFWRQGTSGLQLWDILLAAYLVFATILSALVGPASAVLLIPTPGWYPLDHDLAFNNITMPMVYFSKPESVWPEYFSPDRAPWTDKPVFGPVVVNKCTGVQGIYQSDCAAGGFSEIWNWAESFGSNNLQDNITFQSLNIRRNLMFTQSNRSTTIATTPSRFFATSVGLFEKYVQQNPVGQLSREARYKLEPRGVLSTDTRMNQPIYQPLVQSKCKVHHKDDVISSGQPVYYPTDYLNCFNDSTCRQVQEQPRNFFLTWMNQSEWMHRPTASIFRTQGRGSPVINIAGQVPVGVLNGQKDLIYGCSLLASWVAANYTFDPWVSHTLQSSVNSVNGMREIVGRDSLEDGRVIRFNESWFPFLDPRFNVTGDDSFPETSSAVLRLLDTFTTTQDVNGTAQTVLAAVESGNIPAAELLIQKLFAVYLTDGLARTGSGEGAGLILEESETSIVGVDLLSQHGHFGGVNYFDALNATHSTWRKQNMTTVVNQTIAELSASMSSGYVHVDFDAQRYGYGSGDPRTTLRFAMAVMIIYLATVMAYGLLIAGAQVLEHYKIEWRGKPVRVWSVMPWGKLEDLSVLALRSQPPADENLTSSGQDAKEGRVWERVVRVRADDRQNLHLVVDESRPMQRVQTANGGLYF is encoded by the coding sequence ATGGGCCCACCACAAGAGCAGGCCCAAAACGGAGTCGATGCGGCCATCTTCCAAGTTGCGGCAGAATCCAAGTCCGATTCCAGCCCAGGCTCAGCAAAAGACGCGGCAGCAGTCTCGGTCAACAATAGAAGCGACGCCCATGCTGACACGCAGCGTTCCTGCGATCGATATCCTGGCAACCAGACGAGTACATCATGCGAGAATATCGAGGAACCGAAAGGCTGGaaagccgacgacgggcgaAAACCGACCCTGGCGACCACAACCACCGAGCCGTGCTCGAACAAGCCCAGTTGCGAAGACTCTGCCACCAGGCCGCAGCTCAAAACCACCGCCACAACGAGGAGCATCAACCCGAAGCCCGTCGTACGGCAGTCGCGATGGCGGTTCTTCAGCGGCTGGATCGTGCACCTCCCAGCGCTGGTCTTGACAATAGGCGTGGCTGTCGTGAGCCACCAGAGGCTGTTCTGGTACCCGTACTCGGGCGTCAAGGTCGGACGGCTCGACCTGACGGCCGACGACCTCAACAACATCCTCCAGCTGCCGGCCAAGATGCACGAGATCTTCATCGTGGCCTCGCTGTCGGCGATCGGGCTGAACATGTTTCGGCGGCGCTTGATCGGCGACGGTGTCCGGCTCGGGTTTCTCACCGGCGGCTATCGGGTAGGAGACCTCGAATATCTCATCAGCCCGGCGTTTTGGCGGCAGGGAACCTCCGGGTTGCAGCTGTGGGATATCCTTCTCGCCGCTTACCTCGTCTTCGCGACGATCTTGTCGGCGCTTGTCGGACCGGCGTCGGCAGTTCTCCTGATCCCAACGCCAGGCTGGTATCCCTTGGATCACGATCTGGCGttcaacaacatcaccatGCCGATGGTGTACTTCTCGAAACCCGAGAGTGTCTGGCCCGAATACTTCAGCCCGGACAGGGCCCCGTGGACGGACAAACCGGTCTTTGGCCCGGTCGTTGTGAACAAATGCACGGGCGTCCAGGGGATCTACCAGAGCGACTGCGCCGCCGGGGGGTTCTCTGAGATCTGGAACTGGGCTGAGAGCTTTGGGTCGAACAACCTGCAAGACAACATCACGTTCCAGTCGCTGAACATCCGGCGAAACCTGATGTTCACCCAATCCAACCGGTCGACAACGATCGccacgacgccctcgaggttCTTCGCGACAAGTGTCGGCCTGTTCGAGAAGTACGTGCAGCAGAACCCGGTGGGCCAGTTGTCGAGGGAAGCCCGCTACAAGTTGGAGCCTAGGGGGGTTCTCTCGACGGATACTCGGATGAACCAGCCCATATACCAACCCCTTGTGCAATCCAAATGCAAAGTCCACCACAAGGACGACGTGATCTCATCGGGTCAACCGGTGTACTACCCAACAGACTATCTGAACTGCTTCAACGACTCGACGTGCCGGCAGGTCCAAGAGCAACCCCGGAACTTTTTCCTGACGTGGATGAACCAGTCGGAGTGGATGCACCGGCCAACCGCCTCGATATTCCGCACACAGGGCAGGGGAAGCCCGGTCATCAACATCGCCGGCCAGGTCCCGGTCGGGGTGCTGAACGGGCAGAAAGACTTGATTTACGGCTGCAGCCTCCTCGCCAGCTGGGTCGCGGCCAACTACACCTTCGACCCCTGGGTGAGCCACACGCTCCAGTCCAGCGTCAACAGCGTGAACGGCATGAGAGAGATCGTCGGCCGAGATTCGCTGGAGGACGGGCGCGTCATCAGGTTCAACGAAAGCTGGTTCCCGTTTCTGGACCCCAGGTTCAACGTGACGGGGGACGACAGCTTCCCCGAGACGTCCAGCGCCGTCCTCCGGCTGCTGGACACCTTCACCACCACGCAAGACGTGAACGGCACGGCGCAGACAGTTCTGGCCGCGGTCGAGTCCGGCAACATCCCCGCGGCGGAGCTGCTGATACAGAAGTTGTTCGCCGTGTACCTCACCGACGGCCTGGCCCGGACGGGGtcgggcgagggcgcgggcCTGATCCTGGAGGAGAGCGAGACGAGCATCGTGGGCGTGGACCTGCTCTCGCAGCACGGCCacttcggcggcgtcaacTACTTCGACGCGCTCAACGCGACGCACTCGACGTGGCGGAAGCAGAACATGACGACGGTCGTGAACCAGACGATCGCGGAGCTGTCGGCCAGCATGTCCTCGGGCTACGTCCACGTCGACTTCGACGCGCAGCGGTACGGCTACGGCTCGGGGGACCCGCGCACGACGCTGCGGTTCGCCATGGCCGTCATGATCATCTACCTGGCCACCGTCATGGCCTACGGCCTCCTCATCGCGGGCGCCCAAGTGCTGGAGCACTACAAGATCGAGTGGAGGGGCAAGCCGGTGCGCGTCTGGAGCGTCATGCCCTGGGGTAAGTTGGAGGACCTTTCGGTGCTCGCCCTGAGGTCGCAGCCGCCCGCTGACGAGAACTTGACGAGTTCCGGGCAGGACGCCAAGGAGGGAAGAGTGTGGGAGAGGGTTGTGAGAGTCCGGGCGGATGATCGGCAGAATCTGCACCTGGTCGTGGATGAATCACGGCCGATGCAGCGGGTACAAACCGCAAACGGTGGCTTGTACTTTTGA
- a CDS encoding 3',5'-bisphosphate nucleotidase, with protein MDGPYARELATAIAAIQHAARLSRRVLVASDKGVVTKEDLSPVTVADFAIQALLTSTLHAAFPDDKFVGEESAADLRENPKLCESVWALLQQVAGEKEDDSLCKLPASPEEMCDMIDWCGLGEPSPTGRFWVFDPIDGTKTFVRGELYAINVCLMEDGRQSVGIVGLPLLSADAKAPINNDSIDPTGTGSIMFAVRSHGTFIRPLPGPIDLQPTKIPRHAEADSPDLISVTCIEGSESGAPGIHQKVAERLGVAYPGNDLLGWVLRWTVLGLGQANCTFWAYRRRDRLAKIWDHAGAMLLFEEVGGKVTDVDGNPVNLTAGRKMVANYGFVAAPPSVHARVLEAVRETLKENGLHELLG; from the coding sequence ATGGACGGACCCTACGCTCGGGAGCTGGCCACCGCCATCGCGGCCATCCAGCACGCCGCCAGACTCAGCAGACGCGTGCTCGTTGCCTCCGACAAGGGCGTCGTGACCAAGGAGGACCTCAGccccgtcaccgtcgccgactTCGCCATCCAGGCCCTGCTGACCAGCACGCTGCACGCCGCCTTCCCGGACGACAAGTTCGTTGGCGAGGAATCCGCCGCGGACCTCAGAGAGAACCCGAAACTGTGCGAGTCGGTGTGGGCGCTCCTGCAGcaggtcgccggcgagaaggaggacgactCGTTGTGCAAGCTGCCCGCGTCGCCCGAGGAAATGTGCGACATGATCGACTGGtgcggcctcggcgagcccTCGCCCACCGGCCGCTTCTGGGTGTTCGACCCCATTGACGGCACAAAAACCTTCGTCAGGGGCGAGCTGTACGCCATCAACGTCTGCCTGATGGAGGACGGGAGGCAGagcgtcggcatcgtcggcctgCCGCTGCTGTCGGCCGACGCCAAGGCGCCCATCAACAACGACTCTATCGAccccaccggcaccggcagcaTCATGTTCGCCGTCCGGTCCCACGGCACCTTCATCCGTCCGCTGCCCGGCCCCATCGACCTGCAGCCGACAAAGATCCCCCgccacgccgaggccgactcCCCGGACCTCATCTCCGTCACCTGCATCGAGGGCTCCGAGTCCGGCGCCCCCGGCATCCACCAAAAGGTCGCCgagcgcctcggcgtcgcctACCCGGGCAACGACCTGCTCGGCTGGGTCCTGCGCTGgaccgtcctcggcctcggccaggccaACTGCACCTTCTGGGCCTACCGGCGGCGCGACCGGCTCGCCAAGATCTGGGACCACGCGGGCGCCATGTTGCTGttcgaggaggtcggcggcaaggtcaCCGACGTGGACGGGAACCCGGTGAACCTGACGGCGGGGCGGAAGATGGTGGCCAACTACGGGTTcgtcgccgcgccgccgtcggtcCACGCCCGCGTCTTGGAGGCCGTGAGGGAAACGTTGAAGGAAAATGGTCTGCACGAATTGCTGGGTTAG
- a CDS encoding Amino acid permease: protein MSGPELKGPAEAVPGERVSLDSYGSSVRHNSDGLQRRLDNRQIQLIAIGGTIGTGLFVTIGEGLVKGGPGSLLLAYTLYACVVALVNNSIAEMSTYMPVSGGFIRLAGVWVDDALGFMVGWNYFLYEALLIPFEITALNLVCSFWNEKITEPGPTAGFCIAIILAYGLLNVVAVGIFGEAEFWLSGGKVLLIFILFFFTFITMVGGNPQHDAYGFRYWKNPGAFSQYLTQGDTGRMEGFMGALATATFTIVGPDYISMIAAEAKHPSLYIKSAFKTVYLRFGIFFVGAALTCGIVLPHNDPILEKIYLGGGEGGGTAAASPWVMAMENMKIQGLPHLVNALLFTTIFSAGNTYTYCATRSLYSLALDGRAPALLRKTTKNGVPIYCFAVTMIFPMLSFLQCGSGSATVLSWLLALITGGGVINYIVMSITFINYHRACKAQGIDRRTMPYYGYFQPYGAYIALVLQTIVILTYGWSAFRPEFDVGSFFSNYTMQIVAPLLFIFWKVLKRTHYIKPEDVDLTWDRPIIEAYEQHAVVQDPPVTFWREMLQMIGIGRNKVIKGEKA, encoded by the exons ATGTCGGGTCCCGAGCTCAAGGGCCCGGCCGAAGCCGTGCCCGGCGAGAGGGTCTCCCTCGACAGCTACGGCTCCTCGGTGCGACACAACTCGGACGGCCTTCAGCGCCGGCTCGACAACCGCCAGATCCAGCTGATCGCCATTGGCGGGACCATCGGTACCGGCCTTTTCGTCACCatcggcgagggcctcgtcaagGGCGGGCCCGGCAGCCTGCTGCTCGCCTACACCCTCTACGCCtgcgtcgtcgccctcgtcaacAACTCCATCGCCGAGATGAGCACCTACATGCCCGTCTCGGGCGGCTTCATCCGCCTGGCTGGCGTCtgggtcgacgacgccctcggcttCATGGTCGGCTGGAACTACTTCCTCTACGAGGCGCTGTTGATCCCCTTTGAAATCACCGCCCTGAATCTCGTTTGCTCCTTCTGGAATGAAAAAATCACAGAGCCAGGCCCCACAGCAGGCTTTTGCATCGCCATCATTCTTGCATACGG TCTCTTGaatgttgttgctgttggcaTCTTCGGTGAAGCCGAGTTCTGGCTCTCGGGCGGCAAGGTCCTGCTgatcttcatcctcttcttcttcaccttcATCACCATGGTCGGCGGCAACCCGCAGCACGACGCGTACGGCTTCCGCTACTGGAAGAACCCCGGCGCCTTCTCGCAGTACCTCACACAGGGCGACACGGGCCGCATGGAGGGCTTCATGGGCGCCCTGGCCACGGCCACCttcaccatcgtcggcccGGATTACATCTCCAtgatcgccgccgaggccaagcaCCCGAGCCTGTACATCAAGTCGGCCTTCAAGACCGTCTACCTGCGCTTCggcatcttcttcgtcggcgccgccctgaCCTGCGGCATCGTGCTCCCCCACAACGACCCCATCCTCGAGAAGATCTacctgggcggcggcgagggcggcggcaccgcggCCGCGTCCCCGTGGGTCATGGCCATGGAGAACATGAAGATCCAGGGTCTCCCCCACCTCGTCAACGCCCTGCTCttcaccaccatcttctctGCCGGCAACACCTACACCTACTGCGCCACCCGGTCCCTGTACAGTCTGGCCCTGGACGGCCGTGCCCCGGCTCTGCTCCGCAAGACCACCAAGAACGGCGTGCCCATCTACTGCTTCGCCGTTACCATGATCTTCCCCATGCTCTCCTTCCTGCAGTGCGGTAGCGGCTCGGCCACGGTGCTCAGCTGGCTGCTCGCCCTCAtcacgggcggcggcgtcatcaacTACATCGTCATGTCCATCACCTTCATCAACTACCATCGCGCGTGCAAGGCCCAGGGCATCGACCGCCGCACCATGCCGTACTACGGGTACTTCCAGCCCTATGGCGCCTACATCGCCCTTGTCCTCCAGaccatcgtcatcctcacCTACGGATGGTCCGCGTTCCGCCCCGAGTTCGACGTTggctccttcttctccaactACACGATGCAGATCGTGGCGcccctcctcttcatcttctggAAGGTCCTGAAGCGCACCCACTACATcaagcccgaggacgtcgacctGACGTGGGACCGCCCCATCATCGAGGCCTACGAGCAGCACGCCGTTGTTCAAGACCCTCCCGTCACCTTCTGGAGGGAGATGCTCCAGATGATCGGAATCGGCCGCAACAAGGTGATCAAGGGCGAGAAGGCTTGA